One genomic region from Marinobacter szutsaonensis encodes:
- a CDS encoding substrate-binding domain-containing protein: MMKLNKAFATVALAGSVAAMSAPAMARDTISIVGSSTVYPFATVVAERFGTKTDFSTPKLESTGSGGGLKLFCQGIGTQHPDITNASRRMKPSEFDLCQGNGVTDITEFRIGSDGIVIASSKKADNLDITLEQLFLALGKEVPNPENEKELIPNPYKTWNEIDSDLPNVAIRVMGPPPTSGTRDSFNELALQGGCEDLPAVADMSEDDMEAVCQSIREDGAFIEAGENDNLIVQKLIDDSGMYGVFGYSFLEENADRLQAATLNGKVPTAEAIAADEYPVARSLFFYVKKAHIGVIPGMTDYIEEFVSPAAMGPNGYLKSVGLIVPPRDALMNLQDKAANMPNLQKEELM; encoded by the coding sequence GTGATGAAACTGAACAAAGCATTCGCCACCGTTGCACTGGCTGGCTCCGTTGCTGCCATGTCTGCACCGGCGATGGCCCGTGACACCATCAGCATCGTGGGCTCCTCCACTGTTTATCCGTTCGCTACCGTGGTAGCCGAGCGTTTCGGCACCAAGACTGACTTCTCCACCCCGAAGCTGGAATCCACCGGTTCCGGCGGCGGTCTGAAACTGTTCTGCCAGGGCATCGGTACCCAACACCCGGACATCACCAATGCTTCCCGTCGTATGAAGCCTTCCGAGTTCGACCTTTGCCAGGGCAACGGTGTCACAGACATCACCGAGTTCCGTATCGGTTCTGACGGCATCGTGATCGCCAGCTCCAAGAAAGCTGATAACCTGGACATCACCCTCGAGCAACTGTTCCTGGCCCTGGGTAAGGAAGTACCGAATCCGGAGAACGAGAAGGAACTGATCCCGAACCCGTACAAGACCTGGAATGAGATTGATTCTGACCTGCCGAACGTTGCCATTCGTGTAATGGGTCCGCCTCCGACTTCCGGTACCCGTGACTCCTTCAACGAGCTGGCCCTGCAGGGTGGCTGTGAAGATCTGCCCGCCGTCGCCGACATGAGCGAAGACGATATGGAAGCCGTTTGTCAGAGCATCCGTGAAGATGGCGCCTTCATCGAAGCGGGCGAGAACGACAACCTGATCGTGCAGAAGCTGATTGATGACAGCGGCATGTACGGTGTGTTCGGTTACAGCTTCCTGGAAGAGAACGCTGACCGTCTGCAGGCTGCGACCCTGAACGGCAAGGTGCCGACCGCCGAGGCGATCGCTGCCGATGAGTACCCGGTTGCCCGCTCCCTGTTCTTCTACGTGAAGAAGGCTCACATCGGTGTTATCCCGGGTATGACCGACTACATTGAGGAGTTCGTCAGCCCGGCGGCCATGGGCCCGAACGGCTACCTGAAGAGCGTCGGCCTGATCGTTCCGCCGCGTGACGCTCTGATGAACCTGCAGGACAAGGCAGCTAACATGCCGAATCTGCAGAAAGAAGAGCTGATGTAA
- the pstA gene encoding phosphate ABC transporter permease PstA: MTDQRSQAEIVRQSLKRRYRKERRFRAYGIAAIAVALAALMILFADIIGKGYTGFMKTTLTMEVQIDGEMMYLDDATDERQLKMADFVEPLVQALIREIPSATEADRDAVRDLINPYASVTLRDRLKENPEWLNTTRTMTFLAHTDVDVYAKHAGDEAYSIKLSEQQQAWVDQLQEDGVVETSFNDVFFQNGDSRDPSKAGILGAVVGSLLTMFVTLILSFPIGVAAAIYLEEFAPQNKLTDFIEVNINNLAAVPSIIFGLLGLAVFINLFGMPRSVPVVGGLVLTLMTLPTIIISSRAAIKSVPPSIREAAEGIGASKMQVVLHHVLPLAMPGMLTGSIIGMAQALGETAPLLLIGMVAFIVDVPDGFFDSATVLPVQVFLWAGSPELAFIERASAAIMVLLTFLISMNALAIWMRKRLERRW; encoded by the coding sequence ATGACTGACCAACGCTCTCAGGCGGAGATCGTCCGCCAGTCACTCAAGCGCCGCTATCGTAAGGAACGTCGTTTCCGGGCCTACGGCATCGCGGCAATCGCGGTAGCCCTCGCCGCCCTGATGATCCTGTTTGCCGACATCATCGGCAAGGGCTATACCGGGTTTATGAAGACGACCCTGACGATGGAAGTCCAGATTGATGGCGAAATGATGTATCTGGACGACGCCACCGACGAGCGCCAACTGAAAATGGCGGATTTCGTCGAGCCTCTCGTTCAGGCTTTGATCCGGGAGATTCCATCCGCAACGGAAGCCGATCGGGATGCGGTGCGTGATCTCATCAATCCCTACGCCTCGGTGACGCTGAGGGATCGGCTGAAGGAGAATCCGGAGTGGCTGAACACCACCCGGACCATGACGTTCCTGGCCCATACGGATGTGGATGTCTACGCCAAGCACGCTGGCGACGAGGCCTATTCCATCAAGCTGAGCGAACAGCAGCAAGCATGGGTAGATCAGTTGCAGGAAGACGGTGTGGTGGAGACCTCGTTCAACGATGTCTTTTTCCAGAACGGTGACTCCCGGGACCCTTCCAAAGCCGGTATTCTTGGCGCCGTGGTGGGTTCCCTGCTAACCATGTTCGTGACCCTGATCCTGTCGTTCCCGATCGGTGTGGCGGCAGCCATCTATCTGGAAGAGTTCGCGCCCCAGAACAAGCTCACCGACTTCATCGAGGTGAACATCAACAACCTGGCGGCGGTACCGTCCATTATCTTCGGCCTGCTGGGTCTGGCCGTGTTTATCAACCTGTTCGGCATGCCCCGTTCGGTGCCGGTGGTGGGTGGTCTGGTGCTGACCCTGATGACCCTGCCGACCATCATCATTTCGAGCCGGGCGGCGATCAAGAGTGTGCCGCCGTCGATTCGCGAGGCTGCAGAAGGTATCGGAGCTTCCAAGATGCAGGTAGTCCTGCACCACGTGTTGCCACTGGCGATGCCGGGCATGCTGACCGGCTCCATCATCGGCATGGCTCAGGCGCTGGGCGAGACCGCACCGCTGCTTTTGATCGGCATGGTGGCGTTCATCGTGGATGTACCGGATGGCTTCTTTGACTCGGCCACGGTGCTGCCGGTTCAGGTTTTCCTCTGGGCGGGTAGTCCGGAACTTGCCTTTATCGAACGCGCGTCGGCAGCGATTATGGTGCTGTTGACCTTCCTGATCAGTATGAATGCATTGGCCATCTGGATGCGCAAGCGTCTTGAGCGCAGGTGGTAA
- the pstB gene encoding phosphate ABC transporter ATP-binding protein PstB, whose product MNTLNTTVTSEAEMPEENVVPVQEEKPAETVIEEGKTVGRPFSDDAKFKLRNVEVFYGQDRAIKNISLDIARNEVIAFIGPSGCGKSTFLRCLNRMNDSIDICRVKGSLHLDDQDIYDPKRDVVELRARVGMVFQKPNPFPKSIYDNVAYGPRIHGLANRKSDLDEIVENSLRKAGLWEEVKDRLDATATGMSGGQQQRLCIARAIAVSPEVVLMDEPCSALDPIATAKVEELIAELSESYTIVIVTHSMQQAARVSHRTAYFHLGHLVEVNETNKVFTSPEHELTESYITGRFG is encoded by the coding sequence ATGAATACCCTGAATACAACGGTAACCAGTGAAGCTGAAATGCCTGAAGAAAATGTTGTTCCTGTCCAGGAAGAGAAGCCGGCGGAAACCGTGATCGAGGAGGGCAAGACAGTGGGTCGTCCCTTCTCGGACGATGCCAAGTTCAAACTACGCAATGTCGAGGTGTTCTACGGCCAGGACCGCGCCATCAAGAACATCAGCCTGGACATCGCCCGCAATGAGGTGATTGCTTTTATCGGACCGTCCGGTTGCGGCAAGTCCACCTTCCTGCGGTGTCTGAACCGGATGAACGACAGTATCGATATCTGTCGGGTCAAAGGCTCGCTGCACCTGGATGACCAGGATATCTACGATCCCAAGCGGGACGTGGTAGAACTGCGCGCCCGGGTGGGTATGGTGTTCCAGAAGCCCAACCCGTTCCCGAAATCCATCTACGACAACGTGGCCTATGGCCCCCGGATTCATGGCCTGGCGAACCGGAAATCGGATCTGGACGAGATTGTAGAGAATAGCTTGCGTAAAGCGGGTCTGTGGGAAGAGGTCAAGGATCGCCTGGATGCCACTGCAACCGGTATGTCCGGTGGCCAGCAGCAGCGCCTTTGCATTGCCCGGGCCATTGCGGTCAGCCCGGAGGTTGTCCTGATGGACGAACCTTGCTCGGCGCTGGACCCCATCGCCACGGCCAAGGTCGAAGAGCTGATTGCCGAGCTGTCCGAGAGTTACACCATCGTGATCGTAACCCACTCCATGCAGCAGGCGGCCCGGGTATCCCACCGTACGGCCTATTTCCACCTCGGCCATCTGGTGGAAGTGAACGAGACCAACAAGGTATTCACCTCGCCGGAACATGAATTGACCGAATCCTACATCACCGGTCGCTTCGGCTGA
- the phoU gene encoding phosphate signaling complex protein PhoU — MPTQKDDVYGDHISHKFNDELMELKTEFLKMGGMVEAQVENAVQALVDGDGHLAEQIRAKDKQVDKMEMDLDEEATLIIARRQPTARDLRLVISVIKMVADLERVGDEAKKIAKLAIKLSEEGQAPRGYVEVRHIGTHVLGMLHDSLDAFARLDSEQALRIMKEDKRVDEEYQAAARTLLTFMMEDTRNISRCMSVMWVLRALERVGDHACNIAENVIFMVKGEDVRHTPVEEAERVVGR, encoded by the coding sequence ATGCCTACACAGAAGGACGATGTTTACGGAGATCATATCTCCCACAAGTTCAACGACGAGCTCATGGAGCTCAAGACCGAATTCCTGAAAATGGGCGGGATGGTCGAGGCCCAGGTGGAGAATGCCGTCCAGGCGCTGGTGGACGGCGACGGCCACCTCGCCGAGCAGATTCGCGCCAAGGACAAGCAGGTCGACAAGATGGAAATGGACCTGGACGAGGAAGCGACCCTGATCATCGCCCGTCGCCAGCCCACCGCCCGGGACCTGCGGCTGGTGATTTCCGTGATCAAGATGGTGGCGGACCTCGAGCGGGTCGGCGATGAAGCCAAGAAGATCGCCAAGCTGGCGATCAAGCTGTCCGAGGAAGGCCAGGCGCCGCGGGGCTATGTGGAAGTGCGCCACATCGGCACCCACGTGCTCGGAATGCTGCACGACTCCCTGGATGCCTTCGCCCGCCTCGACTCCGAGCAGGCGCTGCGCATCATGAAGGAAGACAAGCGGGTGGACGAGGAATACCAGGCTGCGGCCCGTACCCTGCTGACCTTCATGATGGAAGATACCCGCAACATCTCCCGGTGCATGTCGGTCATGTGGGTGCTGCGAGCGCTGGAGCGGGTGGGTGACCACGCCTGCAACATCGCCGAGAACGTGATCTTCATGGTCAAGGGCGAGGACGTGCGCCACACGCCGGTGGAAGAAGCTGAGCGGGTGGTTGGTCGCTGA
- a CDS encoding FAD-dependent monooxygenase, with amino-acid sequence MTQAFDIVIVGAGMVGAALATGLGREGLSVAMIDRASAPPFNPDAAPDIRVSALSVGSERYLDSLGAWARILDMRATPYRRLAVWDETPYPLSNLVPRRLTEVTFDALDLGAPHLGHIVENSVTQQALWQAAEVEPGVTILAGSGVASVAQDENQATVTLEDGQILSARLVIGADGAQSRIRDMAGIGVTRDQYGQQAMVISVRYRGAVEDITWQGFYPSGPRAFLPLHSSGETFPGESWASLVWYDSPEQLAHLKNLDDEALMAEIQSAFPEDLPVLTHIDARASFPIARQHARHYFAGRMVLAGDAAHTINPLAGQGVNLGFQDAQSLQAMIREALRADGDPASPQWLTRYEQDRRPANRRMMMTMDLFYHLFSNRIPPVHLLRNLGLGTARALPFARNRVARYAMGIDDQLPAVLKQLTERLPGLGQL; translated from the coding sequence ATGACCCAAGCATTTGATATTGTCATTGTCGGCGCCGGCATGGTCGGTGCCGCACTCGCCACCGGACTTGGCCGCGAAGGTCTCTCGGTCGCCATGATCGACCGGGCCTCTGCGCCCCCATTCAACCCCGACGCAGCCCCGGATATCCGTGTATCAGCCCTTAGTGTCGGCAGCGAACGCTACCTGGACAGTCTGGGCGCCTGGGCCCGTATTCTCGACATGCGGGCCACACCCTACCGTCGGCTGGCAGTCTGGGACGAGACTCCATACCCGCTCAGCAACCTGGTGCCTCGCCGGTTGACGGAAGTGACCTTCGACGCCCTGGATCTGGGCGCTCCGCACCTCGGGCACATCGTGGAAAACTCCGTCACCCAGCAGGCGCTGTGGCAGGCGGCCGAAGTCGAACCGGGCGTTACCATCCTGGCAGGCTCCGGCGTTGCCAGTGTGGCCCAGGATGAGAACCAGGCAACGGTCACCCTGGAGGATGGCCAGATCCTGAGCGCCAGATTGGTGATCGGTGCCGATGGCGCCCAATCCCGCATCCGCGATATGGCCGGAATCGGCGTCACCCGGGACCAGTATGGGCAGCAGGCCATGGTCATTTCGGTGCGCTACCGCGGAGCGGTGGAGGACATCACCTGGCAGGGCTTCTATCCCTCCGGACCCCGGGCTTTCCTGCCGCTGCACAGTTCCGGCGAGACCTTCCCCGGGGAGAGCTGGGCGTCACTGGTCTGGTATGACTCCCCTGAGCAGCTGGCACATCTGAAAAATCTGGATGACGAGGCCCTGATGGCCGAGATCCAGAGCGCCTTTCCCGAAGATCTGCCGGTACTGACCCACATTGATGCCCGGGCCAGCTTTCCCATTGCCCGCCAGCACGCCAGGCATTACTTTGCCGGCAGGATGGTCCTGGCCGGGGATGCAGCCCACACCATCAATCCGCTGGCAGGCCAGGGTGTGAATCTCGGGTTCCAGGATGCCCAGAGCCTTCAGGCCATGATCCGGGAAGCCCTTCGTGCCGATGGCGATCCCGCCAGTCCGCAGTGGCTCACCCGCTACGAGCAGGACCGCCGCCCCGCCAACCGGCGGATGATGATGACCATGGACCTTTTCTATCACCTGTTCAGCAACCGCATCCCGCCGGTGCACCTGCTGCGCAACCTGGGTCTGGGCACCGCCCGCGCCCTGCCGTTTGCCCGCAACCGGGTTGCCCGCTACGCCATGGGCATCGATGACCAGTTGCCGGCGGTTCTCAAGCAGCTTACCGAACGGCTGCCGGGCCTGGGCCAGCTTTGA
- a CDS encoding YbaK/EbsC family protein — protein MPVQQLKDYLDQAGVEYMCLSHPPAFTAQELAHHVKIAGDRVVKTVIIELDGKMAMLVMPATWRIRWDRLSQILDTDFVDLADEQEFQDRFPDCEVGAMPPFGNLFGMTVYCAESLTEQPELAFAAGSHTESVHMKTSDFLDLVQPMVLNQGFVKPGARKPAWLVKRRRHRELDEERVSGAAGY, from the coding sequence ATGCCGGTACAGCAGTTGAAGGATTACCTCGACCAGGCAGGTGTGGAATACATGTGCCTGTCCCACCCCCCGGCGTTCACGGCCCAGGAACTGGCCCATCACGTCAAGATTGCAGGCGACCGCGTCGTCAAGACCGTTATCATTGAACTCGATGGCAAGATGGCCATGCTGGTGATGCCCGCCACCTGGCGTATCCGCTGGGACCGCCTGTCACAGATTCTGGATACCGATTTTGTCGATCTGGCCGACGAGCAGGAGTTCCAGGATCGTTTCCCGGACTGCGAGGTGGGCGCCATGCCACCGTTCGGCAACCTGTTCGGCATGACCGTCTATTGCGCCGAATCCCTGACGGAGCAGCCGGAGCTGGCCTTCGCCGCCGGCAGCCATACCGAATCGGTGCACATGAAGACCTCGGATTTCCTGGACCTGGTGCAGCCGATGGTACTGAACCAGGGCTTCGTGAAACCCGGCGCCCGCAAACCGGCCTGGCTGGTGAAACGCCGCCGGCACCGGGAACTGGACGAGGAACGGGTGTCCGGAGCCGCCGGCTACTGA
- a CDS encoding acyl-CoA thioesterase, with protein MTAFDDDRPAPRGELTLQVIPLPVDTNANGDVFAGWLVKQMDIAAATMAGRISQGRNATVAMDRMEFLSPLRVGSQVGCYCELVDIGRSSMKINVEVWTLDRTAKNPRKVTEGLFVYVAIDEHGRIREVPEQGL; from the coding sequence ATGACGGCTTTCGACGATGACAGACCCGCACCCCGGGGCGAACTCACCCTTCAGGTTATTCCCCTTCCCGTTGATACCAACGCCAACGGCGATGTCTTCGCCGGCTGGCTGGTCAAACAGATGGACATTGCCGCTGCCACCATGGCGGGCCGGATTTCCCAGGGCCGCAATGCCACCGTGGCCATGGACCGCATGGAGTTCTTGTCGCCCTTGCGGGTGGGCTCCCAGGTGGGTTGCTATTGTGAGCTGGTGGACATCGGGCGCAGCTCCATGAAGATCAATGTGGAGGTCTGGACTCTTGACCGCACCGCAAAAAACCCCAGGAAAGTCACCGAGGGGCTGTTTGTCTACGTGGCCATCGATGAGCATGGCCGGATCCGGGAAGTGCCCGAGCAGGGCCTCTGA
- a CDS encoding histidine triad nucleotide-binding protein: MSETIFSKIINREIPADIVYEDDISLAFRDINPQAPVHLLVIPKKAIASINDIEEGDRELVGHLYYVASKLAKEMGFAEDGYRTVMNCGENAGQTVFHIHLHLLAGKPFGWPPYTDKMKQA, encoded by the coding sequence ATGTCAGAGACGATTTTCTCCAAGATCATCAACCGCGAAATCCCCGCCGACATCGTCTACGAGGACGATATCAGCCTGGCGTTCAGGGACATCAACCCGCAGGCACCGGTACACCTGCTGGTGATCCCGAAGAAGGCAATTGCCTCCATCAACGACATCGAGGAAGGCGACCGGGAGCTGGTGGGACACCTGTATTACGTGGCCAGCAAGCTGGCGAAGGAAATGGGCTTTGCAGAGGATGGCTACCGGACGGTGATGAACTGCGGGGAGAATGCCGGGCAGACTGTGTTCCATATCCACCTGCACCTGCTGGCCGGCAAGCCGTTTGGCTGGCCGCCGTATACCGACAAGATGAAACAGGCCTGA
- the pstC gene encoding phosphate ABC transporter permease subunit PstC, protein MQPANLLLLTLVLAVVAYGLGYARSRALAMPLGGIRHLKSLPFYYGARAALWCGIPALIVLALWAAFQGKVIQVLVIGSLPPEMIPADEGSASLLLSKISNVASGALPPGFVEAPIVEAAERLKALRGQSRMLMTALVISVAVLAGFLGWLRIRPRINAREQVESILKWLFFACAALAILTTLGIIFSVAFETFRFFEKISFVEFFFGTSWSPQTALRADQVAAEGAFGMIPLFTGTLLISAIAMLVAVPVGLLSAIYLSEYANKRVRSIVKPLLEMLAGIPTVVYGFFAALTVAPFISDLAASLGIEASSQSALAAGGVMGIMIIPFVSSLSDDVINAVPQSLRDGSLALGATQSETMKKVIFPAALPGIMGGILLAVSRAIGETMIVVMAAGLAANLTANPLETVTTVTVQIVTLLTGDQEFDSAKTLAAFALGAMLFLATLLLNVIALKIVRKYREQYD, encoded by the coding sequence ATGCAACCTGCCAATCTCCTTCTACTGACCCTGGTCCTGGCCGTCGTCGCATACGGTCTGGGCTATGCCCGGTCCCGGGCGCTGGCGATGCCCCTGGGTGGGATACGTCATCTCAAGTCCCTGCCATTCTATTATGGTGCCCGGGCAGCGCTATGGTGCGGCATCCCCGCGCTGATCGTGCTGGCATTGTGGGCGGCATTCCAGGGTAAGGTCATTCAGGTGCTGGTGATCGGCTCCCTGCCGCCGGAAATGATTCCCGCCGATGAAGGCAGTGCCAGTCTGCTTTTGAGTAAGATCAGCAACGTGGCCAGCGGTGCCTTGCCCCCGGGTTTTGTTGAAGCCCCGATTGTTGAAGCTGCCGAGCGGTTGAAGGCTTTGCGGGGCCAGAGCCGGATGCTCATGACCGCCCTGGTGATTTCGGTGGCGGTGCTGGCCGGATTTCTGGGCTGGCTGCGTATTCGCCCCAGGATCAACGCCCGGGAACAGGTCGAGTCTATTCTCAAGTGGCTGTTTTTTGCCTGCGCCGCCCTGGCCATTCTGACTACCCTCGGCATTATCTTCTCGGTCGCATTCGAGACTTTCCGTTTTTTCGAGAAGATCTCGTTCGTCGAGTTTTTCTTCGGTACCAGCTGGAGTCCTCAAACGGCGCTGCGGGCGGATCAGGTTGCCGCCGAAGGCGCGTTCGGCATGATTCCGCTGTTTACCGGTACCCTGCTGATTTCTGCCATCGCCATGCTGGTGGCGGTGCCGGTGGGGCTGCTCTCGGCGATCTATCTGTCCGAGTATGCCAACAAACGGGTGCGCAGTATCGTCAAGCCGCTGCTGGAGATGCTGGCCGGTATCCCGACCGTTGTTTATGGCTTCTTTGCCGCCCTGACCGTGGCGCCCTTCATAAGTGACCTGGCCGCTTCGCTGGGTATTGAGGCGTCGTCACAGAGCGCCCTGGCCGCGGGTGGCGTAATGGGCATCATGATCATTCCTTTCGTGTCCTCGCTCTCGGATGACGTGATCAATGCGGTGCCACAGTCCCTGCGGGATGGCTCCCTGGCCCTGGGTGCCACCCAGTCGGAAACCATGAAGAAGGTTATTTTTCCGGCGGCGCTCCCGGGCATCATGGGCGGCATTTTGCTGGCGGTATCCCGTGCCATTGGCGAGACCATGATCGTGGTGATGGCAGCTGGCCTGGCGGCGAACCTGACCGCCAACCCACTGGAAACTGTCACCACCGTGACTGTGCAGATCGTGACATTGCTCACCGGTGACCAGGAATTCGACAGCGCCAAGACACTGGCCGCCTTTGCTCTGGGTGCCATGCTGTTCCTGGCCACGCTGCTGCTGAACGTAATCGCCCTGAAAATTGTACGTAAATATCGGGAACAGTATGACTGA
- the mnmH gene encoding tRNA 2-selenouridine(34) synthase MnmH — translation MATRPDTDDYLSLFLNDVPLMDVRAPVEFAKGSFPSAENAPLMNDEERHRVGICYKEKGQDKAIELGHQLVSGDIKDQRIEAWKRFVARHPDGYLFCFRGGLRSRLTQQWIKDSGIDYPLVKGGYKALRRFLIDSLEELIEKSEFRILSGRTGTGKTRVLHQLPNPVDLEGLANHRGSSFGRRVTPQPFQIDFENRLSVAMLKAHHLTGGPIYLEDESRLIGRCALPESLRERMAGAPLLVLEQPMEERIAIIRKDYVEDMHADYVARDGEEAGWLNFRDYLLSAMDRIRKRLGGERHKQLRGLMEAALSTQEQQGDLHGHDAWIEALLTDYYDPMYDYQLGQKEGRILVRGGPEVIIEQARLARSA, via the coding sequence ATGGCGACCCGACCCGACACCGACGACTACCTGTCCCTGTTCCTCAATGATGTGCCGCTGATGGACGTCCGGGCACCGGTGGAGTTTGCCAAAGGCAGCTTTCCCAGTGCCGAGAATGCGCCACTGATGAACGACGAGGAACGGCACCGGGTCGGGATCTGCTACAAGGAGAAGGGCCAGGACAAGGCCATCGAACTGGGCCACCAGCTGGTGTCCGGAGACATCAAGGACCAGCGCATCGAGGCCTGGAAACGGTTTGTCGCCCGCCACCCGGACGGTTACCTGTTTTGTTTCCGTGGCGGCCTGCGCTCTCGCCTGACCCAGCAATGGATCAAGGACTCGGGCATCGACTACCCGCTGGTCAAGGGTGGCTACAAGGCCCTGCGCCGGTTCCTGATCGACAGCCTCGAGGAACTCATCGAAAAGAGCGAATTCCGGATTTTGAGCGGTCGCACCGGCACCGGCAAGACCCGCGTGCTGCACCAACTGCCCAACCCGGTAGACCTGGAGGGCCTGGCGAACCACCGCGGCTCAAGCTTCGGCCGCCGGGTCACACCCCAGCCTTTCCAGATCGATTTCGAGAATCGCCTGTCGGTGGCCATGCTCAAGGCCCATCATCTGACCGGCGGCCCGATTTACCTGGAGGACGAGAGTCGCCTGATCGGCCGCTGCGCCCTGCCCGAGAGCCTTCGGGAGCGTATGGCTGGTGCGCCCCTACTGGTGCTGGAGCAACCGATGGAGGAGCGGATCGCGATCATCCGCAAGGACTACGTGGAAGACATGCATGCCGACTACGTAGCCCGGGACGGGGAGGAAGCCGGCTGGCTGAACTTCCGCGACTACCTGTTGTCCGCCATGGACCGCATCCGCAAACGCCTCGGCGGCGAGCGCCATAAGCAGTTGCGGGGGCTGATGGAAGCGGCCCTGTCGACCCAGGAGCAGCAGGGTGACCTGCACGGCCACGATGCCTGGATCGAAGCGCTCCTGACCGACTACTACGACCCCATGTACGACTACCAGCTCGGCCAGAAAGAAGGGCGGATTCTTGTCCGAGGGGGCCCCGAGGTGATCATCGAGCAAGCCAGGCTGGCCCGGTCCGCGTAG
- a CDS encoding mechanosensitive ion channel domain-containing protein, translating to MEDLIGANGRASELLDQAIALVMTYAPKVVLAIITLVIGMWLINKLVGVLDAKLSQKDPTLNKFLCGLIGAVLKILLLISVASMVGIATTSFIAIIGAAGLAVGLALQGSLANFAGGVLILIFKPFKVGDVIDAQGYLGSVREISILYTIVDTFDNRRIVIPNGQLANASLTNLSAYQTRRCDMTFGIGYADDIDKAKAICKRLIEEDERALKDPEPLIVVGALGESSVDLTVRAWTKSADLWPFYWDMQERVKKAFDAEGISIPFPQRDVHLYKTE from the coding sequence ATGGAAGACCTCATCGGCGCCAATGGGCGCGCATCCGAACTGCTGGACCAGGCGATTGCCCTGGTGATGACCTACGCTCCCAAGGTGGTGCTGGCGATCATCACCCTGGTGATCGGTATGTGGCTGATCAACAAGCTGGTAGGTGTGCTTGATGCCAAGCTCAGCCAGAAAGACCCCACCCTCAACAAGTTTCTCTGCGGCCTGATCGGGGCAGTCCTCAAGATCCTGCTGCTGATCTCCGTGGCTTCCATGGTGGGCATTGCCACCACCTCCTTCATCGCTATTATCGGTGCTGCCGGTCTGGCGGTCGGTCTGGCTCTGCAGGGCAGCCTGGCGAACTTCGCCGGCGGCGTGCTGATCCTGATCTTCAAACCGTTCAAGGTTGGCGACGTAATCGATGCCCAGGGCTACCTCGGCTCCGTTCGTGAAATCAGCATCCTGTATACCATTGTCGACACCTTCGATAACCGCCGGATTGTCATCCCGAACGGCCAGCTGGCCAATGCCAGCCTGACCAACCTAAGTGCCTATCAGACCCGTCGCTGCGACATGACCTTCGGTATCGGTTATGCCGACGATATCGACAAGGCCAAGGCCATCTGCAAGCGCCTGATCGAGGAAGACGAGCGTGCCCTGAAAGATCCGGAGCCGCTGATCGTGGTAGGCGCCCTGGGCGAGAGCTCTGTCGACCTGACCGTTCGGGCATGGACCAAGTCCGCTGATCTGTGGCCGTTCTACTGGGATATGCAGGAGCGTGTAAAGAAGGCCTTCGACGCGGAGGGCATCAGCATCCCGTTCCCCCAGCGCGACGTCCATCTCTATAAGACCGAGTGA